Part of the Janibacter alkaliphilus genome is shown below.
GGGCACGGACCGTGGTGGCCGCCCTCGCGGCGGCCGCGGCGCTGGTCCTCGGCGGAGGCGTCGCCTGGCAGGCGGTCCAGGACGAGGACACCGTCGAGCAGACCACGCTGGCCCAGCGCGTCCTGGACGCCCCGGACGCCACGGAGTCCGCGACCGAGGTCTCCGGCGGCGGCACGATCACCCTGGTCCGCAGCGAGTCGCTGGGCCAGATGGCGGTGGTCGGCCACGACCTGCCGGACACCGACGAGGATCACGGCTACCAGGCGTGGATGCAGGACGACCAGGGCGCGATGCACCCGTCGTCGATGATCCCCGTCGACGGCACCCCGACGGTGCTCTCCGGGGACGCCACCGGGATGACCGGGGTCGGGGTGACGGTGGAGCCGGACGGGGGCTCCACCGAGCCGACCACCGAGCCGGTCGCGCTCATCGAGCTCTGAGCATCGAGCCCTGAGCGGCGGACCCGCTTCCCTGACGACACCGGTGTGACCAGAGCCACACCGGTCCGGAGCAGCGCGCCCGACACGCGGCAGCGTCCTCGCCTTGACCCACTGCTCCCACCGGAGGACTCTTCGCTCATGGGCACCCCGCCCCTCGCCCACCGTCTCGGCGCCGAGGCCCTCGGCACCTTCTGGCTCGTCCTCGGCGGCTGCGGCAGCGCGATCTTCGCCGCCCAGCACGTCGTCGACGGCACCGACACCGGCCTCGGATCGGCTTCGTGGGCGTCGCGCTCGCCTTCGGCCTCACCGTCCTGACGATGGCCTACGCCGTCGGCCACGTCTCCGGCGGTCACTTCAACCCGGCGGTCACCCTCGGCGTCGCCGCGGGCCGTCGCTTCCCGTGGAAGGACGTGCCGGCCTACATCGGCACCCAGGTGGTCGCCGGCCTGCTGGCCGGGGTCGTCCTCTACGTCATCGCCGGCGGCAAGGAGGGCTTCGACGCCGCGGCCGGCTTCGCCGCCAACGGCTACGGAGACA
Proteins encoded:
- a CDS encoding anti-sigma factor — translated: MSPDLHSLSGAYALDALDADERTAFEEHLRVCAACRDEVASFAEVTPLLAAGDEVAPPPSLRDRVLADARTTRQDPPLPRGSTAREPLAGTPPTDPTVGPVDAGPDDEGGEDDVAQPVGPDDEAAPVTRLRPRARTVVAALAAAAALVLGGGVAWQAVQDEDTVEQTTLAQRVLDAPDATESATEVSGGGTITLVRSESLGQMAVVGHDLPDTDEDHGYQAWMQDDQGAMHPSSMIPVDGTPTVLSGDATGMTGVGVTVEPDGGSTEPTTEPVALIEL